The Eubacterium sp. MSJ-33 genomic sequence CGTAAGAATTCGATTCCAAGTCCTACACCTTCTGATGCCCCTTCGATAATACCCGGAATATCTGCGATTACAAATCCCTGTTTTTCTCCAAGATCTACCACACCGAGATTCGGATTGAGTGTAGTGAAATGGTAGTTTGCAATCTTCGGTTTTGCATTCGTCACACGTGACAGGAATGTAGATTTTCCGACATTCGGAAATCCAACCAGTCCGACATCCGCGATCATCTTAAGCTCCAGAGTTACCCAAAGCTCTTTCGCCGGTTTTCCCGGCTGTGCATATTTCGGTGCCTGCATGACCGATGTCACATACTGACGATTTCCTTTGCCACCTCTGCCGCCTTTGAGCAGCGTCACCGGTTCTGTCTTATTCGACATATCCAGGATTATTTTTCCGGTCTCCGCATCCTTTACAACCGTACCTGCCGGAACCTTCAGTATAATATCTTTTCCGTTGGCACCATGGCAGTTTCTTTTTCCACCTTCCTCTCCATCCTGTGCCACATATTTACGCACATGACGGAAATCCGTAAGCGTATTTAATCCGGGATCTACCACGAAGATAACATCGCCGCCATCACCGCCGTCGCCGCCGTCCGGACCACCATCCGGCACATATAATTCCCGACGAAATGACACATGTCCATCGCCGCCTTTTCCTGATCTTATAAATATTTTCGCTCTATCTGCAAACATGGGACACCCTCCCTCATAAATACGATTACCAAATTAACTCATAAATCCAGAAAAAGCCGGGATATAACTCCCGGCTCTTCTAGTGCTTTCTTACTCAGCTGATTCAACAGGGTATACAGAAGCCTGCTTCTTATCTCTACCCTTTCTCTCGAAACGTAAAACACCATCTACAAGTGCAAATAATGTGTCGTCTCCGCCGATACCAACGTTTACACCAGGATGAATCTTAGTTCCACGCTGTCTGAATAAAATATTACCAGCCTTTACAAACTGTCCGTCTGCTCTCTTAGCGCCAAGTCTCTTAGACTCTGAATCTCTACCGTTCTTAGTAGAACCAACACCCTTCTTATGAGCAAAGAACTGTAAATTCATTCTTAACATAGTCGTTACACCTCCTTGTAGTGTACTTGCAAATACTTCTTTCCGTATTCCTTCTCAATATTGGAAAGTCCCAAATCTAAGGTACGGATCAATAATTGTCCTTGTTCATCGCCACTCGATGAAAACTTAAATTTTATGCTTCCGGAAGAATCCTGCTCGCATACACAAACATTTTCTGTGAGTGCATCTACCGCATTCACTGTATTAATAACAAGCGCTGATACGGAAGCACAGATAATATCTCTGCCTGCGTTCTCATAGCCTGCATGTCCGCTTACCGAAAAACCCCGATAAGTCTTGTCCGGATACATATAAAACATTGCCTGTATCATAGTTTCAATTAAGCGTTGATTGCTTCAATCTTAACCTGAGTAAACGGCTGTCTGTGACCCTGCTTCTTGTGATAGCCGGTCTTTCTCTTGTACTTGTAAACAACAACCTTCTTACCCTTACCTTCACCAAGAACAGTTGCCTTTACAGAAGCGCTCTTGCAAGCATCTCCACAAAGTACATCTTTGTCAGTATTCACTGCAACTACGTCGAATGATACCTCTGAGCCTTCCTCAGCATTAAGCTTCTCTACCTTAATGATATCTCCTTCAGCTACCTTGTACTGCTTTCCGCCTGTTGCTATAATTGCGTACATATGGTTTCCTCCTATTATCATTACTCGCCAGTTTCGGTGCTGCATGATTGCAGACTTGTACCCCACTGTGCGGCACACTCGTATATATTAGCATCTGAATAGATGTTTGTCAACACAAAAAATATAATATTTTGTATTTTTTTATGTCAACTTATTATTTTCAGAAAATACTTCGTGCAATGCACGTTTTCCTTTTTGTCTTGTTAACTCGATAAGACCAAGTTTTGTCATATCTACCACAGTTGTCCGAACCGGATCGGTACGTACAAATTCTGCCAGCCGTTTCACAAGCTCCTGATTGTGTGTGTCTTCCTTCATGTTGATGAAATCAATCATCACAATTCCGGAGACATTCCGCAGGCGAAGCTGTCTTGCAATCTCTTTTGCCGCTTCAATATTGATCTTTAGGAACTGTTCCTCCGCATTTTTCCCTTTGATCGACTTTCCGCTATTGACATCAATCACCGTCATTGCTTCCGTCGGTTCAATCACCAGATACGCCCCGGACTTTAAGTATGCACGCTTTGAAAGTGTCTTCTTAAGCAGACTTGCAAACGAATATCGAAGCGCAAGTGTATATGCATCCGTATAGAGCGGAATCTCCGGGATTGCTTCCGTTACCTCTGAAATATCAGTCACAATCTCCACATCCTGTAACGCATGCATCCGCCGGATATCCTTGATGTATTCGACTTCTGTGTGATACAGGCAGGTATATTGTGTTGCATATTCCGCTTTTTTCATAATTGAATAAAGCAGTCTCGCCTGTGTTTC encodes the following:
- the obgE gene encoding GTPase ObgE; translation: MFADRAKIFIRSGKGGDGHVSFRRELYVPDGGPDGGDGGDGGDVIFVVDPGLNTLTDFRHVRKYVAQDGEEGGKRNCHGANGKDIILKVPAGTVVKDAETGKIILDMSNKTEPVTLLKGGRGGKGNRQYVTSVMQAPKYAQPGKPAKELWVTLELKMIADVGLVGFPNVGKSTFLSRVTNAKPKIANYHFTTLNPNLGVVDLGEKQGFVIADIPGIIEGASEGVGLGIEFLRHIERTKVLIHIVDAASTEGRDPIVDIEAINKELRQYNEELASRPMVIAANKCDALYGEDYETVIQLLKDEYEPKGIKVFPISAVSGKGVEELLWYVNKLVKEAPDEVIEFAPEMDVEFMDDPELPFEVTKSEEEHVFLVEGPRIEKMLGYTNLESEKGFAFFQRFLKDNGILQMLEDLGIEEGDTVRLYGLEFDYYR
- the rpmA gene encoding 50S ribosomal protein L27; amino-acid sequence: MLRMNLQFFAHKKGVGSTKNGRDSESKRLGAKRADGQFVKAGNILFRQRGTKIHPGVNVGIGGDDTLFALVDGVLRFERKGRDKKQASVYPVESAE
- a CDS encoding ribosomal-processing cysteine protease Prp, producing the protein MIQAMFYMYPDKTYRGFSVSGHAGYENAGRDIICASVSALVINTVNAVDALTENVCVCEQDSSGSIKFKFSSSGDEQGQLLIRTLDLGLSNIEKEYGKKYLQVHYKEV
- the rplU gene encoding 50S ribosomal protein L21 — protein: MYAIIATGGKQYKVAEGDIIKVEKLNAEEGSEVSFDVVAVNTDKDVLCGDACKSASVKATVLGEGKGKKVVVYKYKRKTGYHKKQGHRQPFTQVKIEAINA
- a CDS encoding ribonuclease E/G gives rise to the protein MKQFVFTEWNKKKLGILFEDGKAMEIRCYEDGSILGNVYRARVSNLSPNINAAFVDIQKGESCYLSMDDYHGEKLRVGDLLTVQVVRDKIKTKRYAVTTDISLQGDYAVTTLFAPVGVSTKITDSSRKKNLKTLMQKILLAEQEAQLYLAEGNAVETERIKKIDIGGIIRTQAEYAEDAVIEREIETQARLLYSIMKKAEYATQYTCLYHTEVEYIKDIRRMHALQDVEIVTDISEVTEAIPEIPLYTDAYTLALRYSFASLLKKTLSKRAYLKSGAYLVIEPTEAMTVIDVNSGKSIKGKNAEEQFLKINIEAAKEIARQLRLRNVSGIVMIDFINMKEDTHNQELVKRLAEFVRTDPVRTTVVDMTKLGLIELTRQKGKRALHEVFSENNKLT